One window from the genome of Diabrotica virgifera virgifera chromosome 6, PGI_DIABVI_V3a encodes:
- the LOC114336466 gene encoding uncharacterized protein LOC114336466: MKKIVCVFFCLFVAFQLVDGYNRSEIREGNCLHIGPHFYYKEYIYRYGFPFITRSATLTYYGNGKIYCIMAITPRDAPKGSTVRIKKGGLNHTFVELEFTSSKHYGFEYIVEVSARYF, from the exons atgaagaaaattgtgTGCGTATTTTTCTGCCTTTTCGTCGCTTTTCAATTGGTTGATGGTTACAATCGATCCGAAATTCGTGAAGGCAATTGTTTGCATATAGGTCCCCACTTCTACTATAAGGAGTATATTTACAGATATGGATTCCCTTTTATCACGAGATCAGCTACA CTCACGTATTATGGTAACGGGAAAATCTACTGCATCATGGCTATTACTCCGAGGGATGCACCAAAGGGTTCAACAGTCAGAATTAAGAAAGGTGGTCTCAACCATACCTTCGTAGAGCTGGAATTCACCTCCAGTAAACACTATGGTTTCGAATACATCGTAGAAGTTAGTGCAAGATATTTCTAA